In Cyclopterus lumpus isolate fCycLum1 chromosome 17, fCycLum1.pri, whole genome shotgun sequence, a genomic segment contains:
- the LOC117746644 gene encoding G-protein coupled receptor 35, protein MLVQPPTIHSGSCLYDNNTNITIAACKVDTLQGLAYSAVFLLGFLVNAAALHAFMAKRASWTDTHIYMLNLAIADTTLILFLPLRIYDAFFCLPKTHLCTFLIFLHFINMYASILTTTAISVHRYLVIRFPLQARSWRKKKETAFVVCLLLWGFLLTICVIFREDNYPEQTLDLFERCKHIPLHPQFIVILVFLGYIAPMSIVVFCSSCIIRILVKVDDKTEEKNSIIGIVTANMIIFIVCYTPIHVSFVVNYFKQISRKLAV, encoded by the coding sequence ATAACAACACCAACATTACCATCGCTGCATGCAAAGTGGATACCCTTCAGGGTTTGGCTTACAGCGCAGTGTTTCTCCTGGGTTTCCTTGTCaatgctgctgctctgcatgCCTTCATGGCCAAACGGGCCTCCTGGACAGACACCCACATCTACATGCTCAACCTGGCTATAGCTGATACCaccctcatcctcttccttcCCTTGAGGATCTATGATGCCTTCTTCTGCCTGCCCAAGACTCACTTGTGTACTTTCCTCATATTCTTACATTTCATCAACATGTACGCCAGCATCCTGACCACCACGGCCATCAGTGTCCATCGCTACCTGGTTATAAGGTTCCCACTGCAGGCTAGAtcatggaggaagaagaaagagaccgcttttgttgtgtgtttgcttcTTTGGGGGTTTCTTTTGACAATATGCGTTATATTCCGAGAGGACAATTACCCCGAACAAACTCTGGACCTGTTTGAAAGATGTAAACATATCCCACttcatccacagtttatagttATTCTGGTGTTTTTGGGCTACATCGCTCCAATGTCGATTGTTGTCTTCTGTTCCAGTTGCATCATCCGTATTCTGGTAAAGGTGGATGAcaagacagaggaaaagaaCAGCATCATTGGCATAGTCACAGCAAACATGATCATTTTCATTGTCTGCTACACACCGATCCATGTTAGCTTTGTTGTCAACTACTTTAAACAAATTTCCAGAAAACTGGCAGTTTGA